The Vibrio tubiashii ATCC 19109 genome has a segment encoding these proteins:
- a CDS encoding type II secretion system F family protein, with translation MKSFRYQGRNLDGSAVSGQLEAPTQEAAAEQLMSKGIIPINISAHSGKSPLNLDLKALFTPAIPLEVLVIFCRQLYSLTKAGVPLLRSMKGLSQNSANKQLQSALEDVTQELTNGRSLSASMQLFPKVFSPLFVSMIHVGENTGRLDQALLQLANYYEQEVETRKRIKTAMRYPTFVICFIVIALFILNVKVIPQFSSMFSRFGVDLPLPTRILITTSEFFVNYWVMMVAGIVAALFGFRAWLSTENGREKWDKFRLRMPVVGELINRAQLSRFSRTFALMLKAGVPLNQSLALSAEALGNKFLENRLIEMKSSIEAGGTISSTAINSGVFTPLVIQMISVGEETGRIDELLLEVADFYDREVDYDLKTLTARIEPILLVIVAGMVLILALGIFLPMWGMLDAIKG, from the coding sequence ATGAAGAGTTTTCGATACCAAGGACGAAATCTTGATGGCAGTGCGGTTTCAGGGCAGCTAGAAGCCCCCACTCAAGAAGCCGCAGCAGAGCAGCTAATGAGCAAAGGTATTATTCCGATTAATATCTCGGCGCATAGTGGCAAAAGCCCTTTGAATCTTGATCTTAAGGCGCTGTTCACGCCAGCGATTCCTTTAGAGGTGTTGGTGATTTTCTGTCGTCAGCTGTATAGCTTGACCAAAGCAGGTGTTCCTCTGCTGCGATCTATGAAAGGCTTGAGCCAAAATAGCGCCAATAAACAACTGCAATCGGCGCTCGAGGATGTGACTCAAGAACTGACTAATGGTCGCAGCCTGTCGGCCTCAATGCAGTTATTCCCCAAGGTGTTTAGCCCGCTGTTTGTTTCTATGATCCACGTTGGTGAAAATACCGGTCGATTGGATCAAGCGCTACTGCAATTGGCGAACTACTATGAACAGGAAGTAGAGACGCGTAAACGAATAAAAACCGCAATGCGTTATCCGACATTTGTTATCTGCTTTATTGTCATTGCACTGTTTATTCTTAACGTCAAAGTGATTCCGCAGTTTTCCAGTATGTTCTCTCGTTTTGGCGTTGATCTTCCTTTGCCAACTCGCATATTGATCACGACCTCAGAGTTTTTTGTCAATTACTGGGTGATGATGGTGGCAGGAATTGTGGCGGCTTTGTTTGGTTTTCGGGCTTGGTTAAGTACCGAAAATGGAAGAGAAAAGTGGGATAAGTTTCGTTTACGAATGCCTGTAGTGGGCGAGCTGATAAACCGTGCCCAGTTGTCACGCTTTTCTCGTACCTTTGCCCTGATGCTTAAGGCGGGGGTTCCACTAAACCAATCTTTGGCGCTCTCAGCGGAAGCTCTCGGCAATAAATTTCTAGAGAACAGGCTTATAGAGATGAAGTCCTCGATTGAAGCGGGCGGAACCATCTCCTCAACAGCAATAAACAGTGGTGTGTTTACCCCGCTAGTTATTCAGATGATCAGTGTCGGTGAAGAGACGGGGCGCATCGATGAGCTGCTATTAGAAGTGGCGGATTTCTACGACCGCGAAGTCGATTATGATTTGAAAACGCTAACTGCACGGATCGAACCTATCTTGCTTGTGATTGTGGCGGGTATGGTTTTGATTCTGGCTCTAGGTATCTTCCTACCAATGTGGGGAATGTTAGATGCCATTAAAGGCTAA
- a CDS encoding GspE/PulE family protein, translating into MKIKLRKRLGDLLVEEGIITEQQVEQALSAQKSTGRKLGATLIELGALTEHQMLSFLSQQLDIPLIDLSRADVDVEAVQLLPEVHARRLRALVIGRHMDTLRVAMSDPADLFAQEALLGQLAQYGIEFVIAPENQLVEGFDRYYRRTKEIASFAEQLQAEHQVTEAFDFSIEDDDSEEVTVVKLINSLFEDAIQVGASDIHIEPDSNVLRLRQRIDGVLHETLLNEVNIASALVLRLKLMANLDISEKRLPQDGRFNIRSKGQSVDIRMSTMPVQYGESVVMRLLNQSSGVRKLEESGIPSHLLDKLRRQLRRPHGMILVTGPTGSGKTTTLYGALSELNEPGKKIITAEDPVEYRLPRVNQVQVNPKIDLDFSTVLRTFLRQDPDIILVGEMRDQETVEIGLRAALTGHLVLSTLHTNDAIDSALRMMDMGAPGYLVASAVRAVVAQRLVRKVCPDCKTEEQLDDARVQWLAQRFPNQVGASFVKGRGCQNCNLTGYRGRIGVFEMLELEQDMMDMLRANDAVGFSQVARQSPNYKPLLASAMELALQGTVSLSEVMSLGEGDSSGHIQAIYI; encoded by the coding sequence GTGAAAATTAAACTAAGAAAACGTCTCGGCGACTTACTGGTTGAAGAAGGTATTATTACCGAGCAGCAAGTAGAACAGGCACTTAGCGCGCAAAAATCTACAGGCAGAAAACTAGGGGCAACACTGATAGAGCTCGGAGCTTTGACTGAGCATCAGATGTTGTCATTTTTGTCTCAGCAGCTTGATATCCCATTGATTGATCTCAGTCGAGCTGATGTCGATGTTGAGGCTGTGCAGCTTCTTCCTGAAGTACATGCTAGACGGCTGAGAGCATTAGTGATTGGCCGCCATATGGATACTTTACGCGTTGCGATGAGTGATCCGGCTGATCTATTTGCGCAAGAAGCTTTGTTAGGTCAGCTTGCTCAATATGGTATTGAATTTGTGATCGCACCTGAAAACCAATTAGTGGAAGGGTTCGATCGCTATTATCGCCGTACCAAGGAAATTGCCTCTTTTGCTGAGCAGTTACAGGCTGAGCACCAAGTCACTGAAGCTTTTGATTTCAGTATTGAAGATGACGATAGCGAAGAAGTAACAGTTGTTAAGCTGATTAACTCTTTGTTTGAGGATGCGATTCAAGTTGGAGCATCAGATATTCATATTGAACCCGATTCGAATGTATTGCGCTTACGTCAGCGTATAGATGGTGTTTTACACGAGACACTGCTTAACGAGGTTAATATTGCCTCTGCGTTGGTATTGCGCTTGAAGTTGATGGCCAATCTGGATATTTCAGAAAAGCGCTTGCCGCAAGATGGGCGCTTCAATATTCGCTCAAAAGGTCAGTCGGTTGATATTCGTATGTCGACTATGCCTGTTCAGTATGGCGAATCGGTAGTAATGCGTCTGCTTAACCAATCTTCAGGCGTACGTAAGTTAGAAGAGTCGGGCATTCCTTCTCATTTGCTTGATAAATTAAGACGTCAGCTACGCCGTCCGCACGGTATGATTTTGGTGACTGGGCCAACGGGCTCTGGTAAAACCACCACACTCTATGGCGCATTGAGTGAGCTTAATGAGCCTGGCAAAAAGATTATTACCGCAGAAGATCCTGTCGAATATCGACTGCCACGTGTTAACCAAGTACAGGTTAACCCTAAAATTGATCTTGATTTCTCAACGGTACTGAGAACCTTCCTCCGACAAGACCCGGATATCATTCTTGTTGGTGAGATGCGTGACCAAGAGACGGTCGAAATTGGTTTACGAGCGGCGCTTACAGGTCACTTAGTATTAAGTACTTTACACACTAATGACGCGATTGATAGCGCGCTACGCATGATGGATATGGGTGCTCCGGGATATCTGGTTGCAAGTGCCGTGCGTGCAGTTGTTGCACAACGACTGGTACGTAAAGTTTGTCCTGACTGTAAAACTGAAGAGCAGCTTGACGATGCAAGAGTGCAGTGGCTTGCCCAACGTTTCCCAAATCAAGTCGGGGCGAGCTTTGTTAAAGGCCGCGGTTGTCAGAACTGCAATCTAACCGGATACCGAGGTCGAATTGGTGTATTTGAGATGCTTGAGCTTGAACAAGATATGATGGACATGCTGCGAGCCAATGATGCGGTCGGTTTTTCTCAGGTAGCGCGTCAGTCACCAAACTATAAACCTCTGCTAGCATCAGCGATGGAGTTAGCTTTGCAGGGGACGGTGAGCCTAAGTGAAGTGATGAGTCTCGGTGAAGGTGATTCATCTGGTCACATACAAGCGATTTACATCTAA